The proteins below are encoded in one region of Gambusia affinis linkage group LG07, SWU_Gaff_1.0, whole genome shotgun sequence:
- the znf831 gene encoding zinc finger protein 831 isoform X4, producing METRKPTLSSVPVHTGSVGAQAEKRMDIQAPLTAVYIQTVPAVPMQPYPQHPADARETNALRLAMPPLYSKETLPFLTLHLAGGLQPQLGPSAAAAAVAAAAAPTPTPTPAAKPKSAGKHVCPHCGRDCMKPSVLEKHLRCHTGERPYPCTTCGVSFKTQSNLYKHRRTQAHARQSSESEQSNQGSLDSMSSSRETCSSSLSLDEHCEDLGSEEKHATLSATESPTPAARTQSSEQRETSPTVPRTETNGSDKLTVAGDKQKTENTKESLTISRHLQLQRQEATLFSKQWERSVSRGKSQSHESTDSGFSESSDHYPSPSSVLPEHCVDSLSKPSREHLEETQNTHLCSEQGPGGRDEKDAAREQVHKRLEERISKLISDNSAVVEDKHLENVRPRKTVLSKQGSIDLPMPYTYKDSFHFDIKINPGQNTGMQRHTKSGLFNSVPTQCSSTTEHAPLTRSSSLPFSVTLLQPERSSPTSSSQSDYATDIRRGSSGQINPTGLLKKPVNQHSSSHHPLVRQTAVDCNHTTDSLFTTSSVEEACTGSLSCEGDASDIIGGSRKVRRKKAQKFAYNKWYMYGGGTFKKLYDPDKSGDSTALKGRKCLTNLVHEAAQGVQKRVSMVQKETVTRSGSTVNFSTRNATAGHLSANLSLVSSVDLNVERCHLHSTNSSTKAPLTRHLSLSVLPLSATRSVPVHRTECFNQTETGRSGDVPQHSDSMTELCEAHIPSDRKKQKTGEKIISPLEMETAPNTLTQHHVSVTVSTPTQGTDRTYVQAKEIPNSPGLKGTLFLPCLLNANVSQISTSASTSVSVAAKSSFLPKYQLKLPNAHEPGPVSLPQDQSKPKGTDDCSPSPSDQTLVTSCENISKNTLPSMQTQDHLAFSRTVTSMCQVKTSQHTHILSSNVSAMQRQLATTTITTSCFQDYSSGLCSALLHCSKTASDSMHKHLPRSLATAAPAVSLPTGNNQTSAATITGLSHHLSNHSSNTSGDRQLSTASILANPTNKANVDSNASVVRCRVVPYDQQAQNVFHVHTADLQICLQIISDEQMALIAPQIERQSGPSLSQLREIEVMTPEGALSKTQTFDSMKISNVTEVEEQPKDLKEGVRQEHLSRLNSERASPPQSVQLVKEKTEHSDAYRTASSTKSFPPQPPSQHLYNSGHLITVTQTRNSVGSIMATSASVRGENSGGSHTSEAKQVLFPNTCAEEKFLSTKRINQIGTGQQKICERSFSTSPANQSSMKIEPLDKSQQKAKHQGALCNANALNSQGGALACKISRTESGEFLKQANSDAGIDGSISQLSNSNPNVVRQLNPQAFVFHSHQMEPTKSMSQSSLKHTNLQLSRVELSDNSSPSMEYCPQEIQNVIRREYSEKSPGQFNLQPAPVDMKRPGDVTSFQGSTTVVPTQDDTWIQQSDLLQH from the coding sequence atggagaccaGAAAGCCGACACTATCGAGTGTTCCGGTGCACACCGGCTCTGTCGGAGCACAGGCAGAGAAAAGGATGGACATCCAGGCACCTCTAACGGCTGTTTACATCCAGACAGTTCCTGCCGTGCCGATGCAGCCTTACCCTCAACACCCTGCAGACGCGCGGGAGACAAATGCACTCCGTCTGGCCATGCCACCTCTCTACTCTAAGGAGACGCTTCCCTTCCTGACTCTGCATCTCGCCGGTGGACTGCAGCCTCAACTGGGACCGAgcgcagctgctgctgctgttgctgctgctgctgctccaactCCGACTCCGACTCCTGCTGCCAAACCCAAATCTGCGGGCAAACATGTGTGTCCTCACTGCGGACGTGACTGCATGAAGCCCAGTGTCCTGGAGAAGCACCTCCGCTGCCACACTGGGGAGCGACCTTACCCCTGCACCACCTGTGGAGTGTCTTTCAAGACTCAGAGCAACCTCTACAAACACAGACGGACTCAGGCACATGCCCGACAATCATCCGAGTCAGAGCAGAGCAACCAGGGCAGCCTGGACAGCATGTCCAGCTCGAGAGAGACTTGCTCCTCCAGCCTGTCTCTCGATGAGCATTGCGAAGACTTGGGCAGCGAGGAGAAGCATGCTACGCTAAGTGCTACTGAGAGCCCGACTCCTGCTGCTCGGACTCAAAGTTCTGAACAGAGAGAGACAAGCCCAACGGTtcccagaacagaaacaaatgggAGTGACAAACTGACTGTTGCGGGGGATaaacagaagacagaaaatacaaaagaatcTTTGACCATCAGTCGGCATCTCCAGCTTCAAAGACAGGAAGCCACCCTGTTTTCCAAACAGTGGGAGAGATCTGTGTCCAGAGGGAAATCGCAGAGTCATGAGAGTACAGACTCTGGCTTCAGCGAGAGTAGCGACCACTACCCAAGTCCCAGCAGTGTCTTACCTGAACACTGTGTGGATTCCCTCTCTAAACCTAGCAGGGAACATCTTGAAGAAACCCAGAACACACATTTATGTTCAGAACAAGGACCTGGTGGACGAGATGAAAAAGACGCAGCAAGGGAGCAGGTGCATAAGAGGCTAGAGGAACGGATATCGAAGCTGATTTCAGACAACTCGGCTGTTGTGGAGGACAAGCACCTTGAAAATGTAAGGccaagaaaaactgttttgtcaAAGCAGGGCAGCATTGACCTTCCCATGCCATACACCTACAAGGACTCCTTCCACTTTGACATAAAGATTAACCCAGGCCAGAATACTGGGATGCAGAGACACACCAAGTCTGGTTTATTCAACTCTGTGCCCACTCAGTGCTCCTCTACCACAGAGCATGCCCCCTTGACACGCAGCAGTTCACTCCCTTTCAGTGTTACCCTTCTGCAGCCCGAGAGAAGCAGCCCAACCTCCTCCAGTCAAAGTGATTATGCAACAGACATCCGCAGGGGAAGCTCTGGCCAGATCAACCCAACAGGTTTATTGAAGAAGCCTGTGAACCAGCACTCGTCTTCTCACCACCCACTAGTTCGGCAGACAGCCGTAGACTGCAACCACACAACAGACAGCCTCTTCACAACTTCATCTGTGGAGGAGGCGTGCACCGGCAGTCTCAGCTGCGAAGGAGATGCCAGTGACATTATTGGAGGCAGCAGAAAGGTCCGGAGGAAGAAAGCACAGAAGTTTGCTTACAACAAGTGGTACATGTATGGGGGtggaacatttaaaaagctcTATGATCCTGACAAAAGTGGCGATTCCACTGCTCTCAAAGGCAGGAAATGTTTGACAAACCTGGTTCATGAGGCAGCTCAGGGTGTACAGAAAAGGGTCtccatggttcaaaaagaaacAGTAACAAGATCGGGCTCAACGGTAAACTTCTCAACCAGAAATGCAACAGCAGGCCATCTCTCTGCCAATCTCTCCCTTGTCTCTTCTGTGGATCTAAATGTAGAAAGATGTCACCTTCATTCAACAAATAGTTCCACTAAGGCTCCACTTACGAGACATTTGTCTCTGTCAGTATTGCCTTTATCTGCCACCAGATCCGTGCCTGTCCACAGAACAGAGTGTTTCAATCAAACAGAGACGGGGAGATCAGGAGATGTTCCACAGCATTCTGACTCCATGACAGAGCTTTGTGAAGCCCACATTCCATCTGACaggaagaagcagaaaactggtgaaaaaattatttccccTCTGGAGATGGAGACTGCGCCAAACACACTGACACAGCACCATGTGTCTGTCACTGTGAGCACACCTACGCAGGGAACAGATCGTACTTATGTCCAAGCTAAAGAAATCCCAAATTCTCCAGGGCTCAAAGGAACCCTCTTTTTGCCATGCTTACTCAATGCAAATGTTTCCCAAATTAGCACTTCAGCATCTACTTCAGTCTCTGTTGCTGCAAAGAGCAGCTTCCTCCCCAAGTATCAGTTGAAGTTACCCAATGCCCATGAACCTGGTCCTGTGTCCTTGCCACAAGATCAAAGTAAACCAAAGGGAACAGATGACTGTAGTCCCAGTCCCAGCGACCAAACCTTAGTGACGTCTTGTGAAAACATATCTAAAAACACCTTACCGTCCATGCAAACACAAGACCACCTTGCCTTCTCTCGCACAGTTACAAGTATGTGTCAGGTTAAAACTTCACAACACACCCATATTTTGTCTTCTAATGTATCTGCCATGCAAAGGCAGCTTGCAACAACCACGATAACCACAAGCTGCTTTCAAGATTATTCGAGTGGATTATGCAGCGCTTTGTTGCATTGTTCAAAAACTGCAAGCGATTCTATGCATAAGCATTTACCCAGATCTCTTGCAACTGCAGCTCCTGCTGTGTCTTTGCCCACAGGAAATAATCAGACATCTGCTGCCACCATCACAGGCCTTTCGCATCATCTGTCTAACCACAGCTCTAACACTTCGGGAGACAGGCAATTGTCAACAGCATCAATCCTGGCAAACCccacaaacaaagcaaatgttGACTCTAATGCCTCAGTTGTACGTTGTCGCGTTGTGCCATATGACCAGCaagctcaaaatgtttttcatgttcaCACAGCAGACCTCCAGATCTGTCTTCAAATCATATCAGATGAGCAGATGGCTCTTATTGCTCCCCAAATTGAACGTCAGTCTGGCCCTAGTCTGTCACAGTTACGTGAAATTGAAGTCATGACCCCAGAAGGTGCCCTGAGTAAGACTCAAACTTTTGACTCAATGAAAATTAGCAATGTCACAGAAGTAGAAGAACAACCAAAAGATCTGAAGGAGGGTGTCAGACAGGAGCATTTATCTAGACTTAACTCTGAGAGAGCATCACCTCCACAGTCTGTGCAGctggtgaaagaaaaaactgaacataGTGATGCCTACAGAACCGCATCATCAACCAAATCTTTCCCTCCTCAACCACCATCCCAGCACTTGTACAATAGTGGCCATTTAATCACAGTCACACAAACCCGAAATTCTGTAGGCAGTATTATGGCAACCTCTGCTTCAGTCAGAGGTGAAAACTCAGGAGGAAGCCACACTTCAGAGGCTAAACAAGTTCTCTTTCCAAACACTTGTGCCGAGGAGAAATTTTTATCCACCAAGAGGATCAACCAAATTGGAACAGGtcaacagaaaatctgtgagaGATCATTTTCCACCAGTCCAGCAAATCAGAGCAGCATGAAAATTGAACCTCTGGACAAAAGCCAACAGAAAGCGAAACATCAAGGAGCCTTGTGTAACGCAAATGCATTGAACAGTCAGGGTGGAGCTTTGGCGTGCAAAATCAGTAGGACAGAGAGTGGAGAGTTCCTCAAACAAGCCAACAGCGACGCAGGCATTGATGGATCAATCTCTCAACTTTCCAACAGTAACCCCAATGTGGTAAGACAGCTCAACCCTCAAGCATTTGTCTTTCACAGTCATCAAATGGAACCTACAAAATCCATGAGTCAGAGTTCACTCAAACATACAAACTTGCAACTGAGCAGAGTGGAGCTTTCTGACAATTCCTCTCCTTCGATGGAATATTGTCCTCAGGAAATACAGAATGTAATAAGAAGAGAATATTCAGAAAAATCTCCGGGTCAGTTTAACTTACAGCCTGCTCCTGTTGACATGAAAAGACCCGGAGACGTTACAAGCTTCCAGGGCTCCACCACAG
- the znf831 gene encoding zinc finger protein 831 isoform X2: METRKPTLSSVPVHTGSVGAQAEKRMDIQAPLTAVYIQTVPAVPMQPYPQHPADARETNALRLAMPPLYSKETLPFLTLHLAGGLQPQLGPSAAAAAVAAAAAPTPTPTPAAKPKSAGKHVCPHCGRDCMKPSVLEKHLRCHTGERPYPCTTCGVSFKTQSNLYKHRRTQAHARQSSESEQSNQGSLDSMSSSRETCSSSLSLDEHCEDLGSEEKHATLSATESPTPAARTQSSEQRETSPTVPRTETNGSDKLTVAGDKQKTENTKESLTISRHLQLQRQEATLFSKQWERSVSRGKSQSHESTDSGFSESSDHYPSPSSVLPEHCVDSLSKPSREHLEETQNTHLCSEQGPGGRDEKDAAREQVHKRLEERISKLISDNSAVVEDKHLENVRPRKTVLSKQGSIDLPMPYTYKDSFHFDIKINPGQNTGMQRHTKSGLFNSVPTQCSSTTEHAPLTRSSSLPFSVTLLQPERSSPTSSSQSDYATDIRRGSSGQINPTGLLKKPVNQHSSSHHPLVRQTAVDCNHTTDSLFTTSSVEEACTGSLSCEGDASDIIGGSRKVRRKKAQKFAYNKWYMYGGGTFKKLYDPDKSGDSTALKGRKCLTNLVHEAAQGVQKRVSMVQKETVTRSGSTVNFSTRNATAGHLSANLSLVSSVDLNVERCHLHSTNSSTKAPLTRHLSLSVLPLSATRSVPVHRTECFNQTETGRSGDVPQHSDSMTELCEAHIPSDRKKQKTGEKIISPLEMETAPNTLTQHHVSVTVSTPTQGTDRTYVQAKEIPNSPGLKGTLFLPCLLNANVSQISTSASTSVSVAAKSSFLPKYQLKLPNAHEPGPVSLPQDQSKPKGTDDCSPSPSDQTLVTSCENISKNTLPSMQTQDHLAFSRTVTSMCQVKTSQHTHILSSNVSAMQRQLATTTITTSCFQDYSSGLCSALLHCSKTASDSMHKHLPRSLATAAPAVSLPTGNNQTSAATITGLSHHLSNHSSNTSGDRQLSTASILANPTNKANVDSNASVVRCRVVPYDQQAQNVFHVHTADLQICLQIISDEQMALIAPQIERQSGPSLSQLREIEVMTPEGALSKTQTFDSMKISNVTEVEEQPKDLKEGVRQEHLSRLNSERASPPQSVQLVKEKTEHSDAYRTASSTKSFPPQPPSQHLYNSGHLITVTQTRNSVGSIMATSASVRGENSGGSHTSEAKQVLFPNTCAEEKFLSTKRINQIGTGQQKICERSFSTSPANQSSMKIEPLDKSQQKAKHQGALCNANALNSQGGALACKISRTESGEFLKQANSDAGIDGSISQLSNSNPNVEIQNVIRREYSEKSPGQFNLQPAPVDMKRPGDVTSFQGSTTGITDGAQTDLDSQEHSETPVQPDSTDWRPKHNQGEPERKHQRLGEQGNDGLTKSDKGPESYSRQVAVADMSRSKGEETNLHVDTSKISCLSEQHLESLSQKNSCMSECPQPNLRQAPNTSHNSDTPANSIHFSLLNSPPLEINHLYSPQKTWDRGIVLYDQQMQVSCESNLSQDAPIPISTSETQSVFLCAEPSLQSFSSQDQTRSAIGFSAQQGCTATGNYSCDVFTVESKSNSCVLPDFRTLSSTYFSQVPKECRGTGEMTGDIRMLPDNLITESPSQPFSFLEPEKKQDAMDSLNDFTSQSSNSGRPDITSKYQSVFMIGSFPGYQSSDCLPSGVRPVPSFQDNTEDTSSSDDEGKLIIEL, translated from the exons atggagaccaGAAAGCCGACACTATCGAGTGTTCCGGTGCACACCGGCTCTGTCGGAGCACAGGCAGAGAAAAGGATGGACATCCAGGCACCTCTAACGGCTGTTTACATCCAGACAGTTCCTGCCGTGCCGATGCAGCCTTACCCTCAACACCCTGCAGACGCGCGGGAGACAAATGCACTCCGTCTGGCCATGCCACCTCTCTACTCTAAGGAGACGCTTCCCTTCCTGACTCTGCATCTCGCCGGTGGACTGCAGCCTCAACTGGGACCGAgcgcagctgctgctgctgttgctgctgctgctgctccaactCCGACTCCGACTCCTGCTGCCAAACCCAAATCTGCGGGCAAACATGTGTGTCCTCACTGCGGACGTGACTGCATGAAGCCCAGTGTCCTGGAGAAGCACCTCCGCTGCCACACTGGGGAGCGACCTTACCCCTGCACCACCTGTGGAGTGTCTTTCAAGACTCAGAGCAACCTCTACAAACACAGACGGACTCAGGCACATGCCCGACAATCATCCGAGTCAGAGCAGAGCAACCAGGGCAGCCTGGACAGCATGTCCAGCTCGAGAGAGACTTGCTCCTCCAGCCTGTCTCTCGATGAGCATTGCGAAGACTTGGGCAGCGAGGAGAAGCATGCTACGCTAAGTGCTACTGAGAGCCCGACTCCTGCTGCTCGGACTCAAAGTTCTGAACAGAGAGAGACAAGCCCAACGGTtcccagaacagaaacaaatgggAGTGACAAACTGACTGTTGCGGGGGATaaacagaagacagaaaatacaaaagaatcTTTGACCATCAGTCGGCATCTCCAGCTTCAAAGACAGGAAGCCACCCTGTTTTCCAAACAGTGGGAGAGATCTGTGTCCAGAGGGAAATCGCAGAGTCATGAGAGTACAGACTCTGGCTTCAGCGAGAGTAGCGACCACTACCCAAGTCCCAGCAGTGTCTTACCTGAACACTGTGTGGATTCCCTCTCTAAACCTAGCAGGGAACATCTTGAAGAAACCCAGAACACACATTTATGTTCAGAACAAGGACCTGGTGGACGAGATGAAAAAGACGCAGCAAGGGAGCAGGTGCATAAGAGGCTAGAGGAACGGATATCGAAGCTGATTTCAGACAACTCGGCTGTTGTGGAGGACAAGCACCTTGAAAATGTAAGGccaagaaaaactgttttgtcaAAGCAGGGCAGCATTGACCTTCCCATGCCATACACCTACAAGGACTCCTTCCACTTTGACATAAAGATTAACCCAGGCCAGAATACTGGGATGCAGAGACACACCAAGTCTGGTTTATTCAACTCTGTGCCCACTCAGTGCTCCTCTACCACAGAGCATGCCCCCTTGACACGCAGCAGTTCACTCCCTTTCAGTGTTACCCTTCTGCAGCCCGAGAGAAGCAGCCCAACCTCCTCCAGTCAAAGTGATTATGCAACAGACATCCGCAGGGGAAGCTCTGGCCAGATCAACCCAACAGGTTTATTGAAGAAGCCTGTGAACCAGCACTCGTCTTCTCACCACCCACTAGTTCGGCAGACAGCCGTAGACTGCAACCACACAACAGACAGCCTCTTCACAACTTCATCTGTGGAGGAGGCGTGCACCGGCAGTCTCAGCTGCGAAGGAGATGCCAGTGACATTATTGGAGGCAGCAGAAAGGTCCGGAGGAAGAAAGCACAGAAGTTTGCTTACAACAAGTGGTACATGTATGGGGGtggaacatttaaaaagctcTATGATCCTGACAAAAGTGGCGATTCCACTGCTCTCAAAGGCAGGAAATGTTTGACAAACCTGGTTCATGAGGCAGCTCAGGGTGTACAGAAAAGGGTCtccatggttcaaaaagaaacAGTAACAAGATCGGGCTCAACGGTAAACTTCTCAACCAGAAATGCAACAGCAGGCCATCTCTCTGCCAATCTCTCCCTTGTCTCTTCTGTGGATCTAAATGTAGAAAGATGTCACCTTCATTCAACAAATAGTTCCACTAAGGCTCCACTTACGAGACATTTGTCTCTGTCAGTATTGCCTTTATCTGCCACCAGATCCGTGCCTGTCCACAGAACAGAGTGTTTCAATCAAACAGAGACGGGGAGATCAGGAGATGTTCCACAGCATTCTGACTCCATGACAGAGCTTTGTGAAGCCCACATTCCATCTGACaggaagaagcagaaaactggtgaaaaaattatttccccTCTGGAGATGGAGACTGCGCCAAACACACTGACACAGCACCATGTGTCTGTCACTGTGAGCACACCTACGCAGGGAACAGATCGTACTTATGTCCAAGCTAAAGAAATCCCAAATTCTCCAGGGCTCAAAGGAACCCTCTTTTTGCCATGCTTACTCAATGCAAATGTTTCCCAAATTAGCACTTCAGCATCTACTTCAGTCTCTGTTGCTGCAAAGAGCAGCTTCCTCCCCAAGTATCAGTTGAAGTTACCCAATGCCCATGAACCTGGTCCTGTGTCCTTGCCACAAGATCAAAGTAAACCAAAGGGAACAGATGACTGTAGTCCCAGTCCCAGCGACCAAACCTTAGTGACGTCTTGTGAAAACATATCTAAAAACACCTTACCGTCCATGCAAACACAAGACCACCTTGCCTTCTCTCGCACAGTTACAAGTATGTGTCAGGTTAAAACTTCACAACACACCCATATTTTGTCTTCTAATGTATCTGCCATGCAAAGGCAGCTTGCAACAACCACGATAACCACAAGCTGCTTTCAAGATTATTCGAGTGGATTATGCAGCGCTTTGTTGCATTGTTCAAAAACTGCAAGCGATTCTATGCATAAGCATTTACCCAGATCTCTTGCAACTGCAGCTCCTGCTGTGTCTTTGCCCACAGGAAATAATCAGACATCTGCTGCCACCATCACAGGCCTTTCGCATCATCTGTCTAACCACAGCTCTAACACTTCGGGAGACAGGCAATTGTCAACAGCATCAATCCTGGCAAACCccacaaacaaagcaaatgttGACTCTAATGCCTCAGTTGTACGTTGTCGCGTTGTGCCATATGACCAGCaagctcaaaatgtttttcatgttcaCACAGCAGACCTCCAGATCTGTCTTCAAATCATATCAGATGAGCAGATGGCTCTTATTGCTCCCCAAATTGAACGTCAGTCTGGCCCTAGTCTGTCACAGTTACGTGAAATTGAAGTCATGACCCCAGAAGGTGCCCTGAGTAAGACTCAAACTTTTGACTCAATGAAAATTAGCAATGTCACAGAAGTAGAAGAACAACCAAAAGATCTGAAGGAGGGTGTCAGACAGGAGCATTTATCTAGACTTAACTCTGAGAGAGCATCACCTCCACAGTCTGTGCAGctggtgaaagaaaaaactgaacataGTGATGCCTACAGAACCGCATCATCAACCAAATCTTTCCCTCCTCAACCACCATCCCAGCACTTGTACAATAGTGGCCATTTAATCACAGTCACACAAACCCGAAATTCTGTAGGCAGTATTATGGCAACCTCTGCTTCAGTCAGAGGTGAAAACTCAGGAGGAAGCCACACTTCAGAGGCTAAACAAGTTCTCTTTCCAAACACTTGTGCCGAGGAGAAATTTTTATCCACCAAGAGGATCAACCAAATTGGAACAGGtcaacagaaaatctgtgagaGATCATTTTCCACCAGTCCAGCAAATCAGAGCAGCATGAAAATTGAACCTCTGGACAAAAGCCAACAGAAAGCGAAACATCAAGGAGCCTTGTGTAACGCAAATGCATTGAACAGTCAGGGTGGAGCTTTGGCGTGCAAAATCAGTAGGACAGAGAGTGGAGAGTTCCTCAAACAAGCCAACAGCGACGCAGGCATTGATGGATCAATCTCTCAACTTTCCAACAGTAACCCCAATGTG GAAATACAGAATGTAATAAGAAGAGAATATTCAGAAAAATCTCCGGGTCAGTTTAACTTACAGCCTGCTCCTGTTGACATGAAAAGACCCGGAGACGTTACAAGCTTCCAGGGCTCCACCACAG GGATCACGGATGGAGCACAGACGGATCTGGACTCACAGGAGCACAGCGAGACACCTGTGCAGCCAGACAGCACGGACTGGAGACCAAAGCACAACCAGGGGGAGCCAGAGAGAAAACACCAACGCTTGGGAGAGCAGGGAAACGACGGGCTGACGAAGTCAGACAAAGGACCAGAGTCTTACAGCAGACAAGTGGCTGTAGCAGACATGAGCAGGAGTAAG GGAGAAGAAACAAACCTCCATGTGGATACCTCTAAAATCTCCTGTCTGTCAGAACAGCATTTAGAGTCTCTTTCCCAGAAGAACTCCTGTATGTCCGAGTGCCCTCAACCCAACCTTCGTCAAGCCCCAAACACCTCACATAACTCTGACACTCCTGCCAACAGCATTCATTTCAGCCTTTTGAACTCTCCACCACTGGAAATCAACCATCTCTATTCGCCACAGAAGACCTGGGACAGAGGCATCGTCCTCTACGACCAGCAGATGCAGGTCTCGTGTGAATCAAATCTGAGCCAGGATGCTCCGATTCCAATTTCCACATCAGAAACACAGAGTGTCTTTTTATGTGCTGAGCCCAGCCTGCAGTCATTCTCAAGTCAAGATCAAACAAGAAGCGCCATCGGTTTTTCAGCTCAGCAAGGCTGCACCGCCACCGGTAACTACAGCTGTGATGTTTTCACTGTAGAAAGTAAAAGCAACTCTTGCGTCTTACCAGATTTTAGAACATTGTCCTCTACGTACTTCAGCCAAGTTCCC